ACAGGTACAAGCCCGGTGAAAGAGAAATAGGGGACCACGACTTTGAGGGACACATGGGCTTAGAAGCACTTCTTACCATAATTCCACTGCTTACGGTCATATTCTTAGCAACATACTCCTTTACCATATTTAAGAAGCAAAGAACTGTACCCGACGGAGCGATGACGATTAAGGTAACCGCTTTCATGTGGGGATGGCAGTTTGATTACCTCGACGAAAACGGAAAAGTTATAAAGACTGTGGTTACCGGATACCACGCAAACGACTACAACCTGCAGGAATTTGAAAAGCCTGTAATACCCGCAGGTAAACCTATAAGAGCTCTGCTTACGTCTATGGACGTAATACACTCATTCTTCGTGTTACCTGCAAGGATAACTGAAGACATGGTTCCTGGAAGAACGACATATCTGTGGTTCCAGATTAACAAGCCTGGTGAGTACTGGGTGTTCTGCAGGGAGTACTGCGGAACAGGACACTCTCACATGTTTACTAAGTTAAAGGTTGTTCCTCCTGAGCAATTTACAGCTTGGCTTTATGGTAAAAATGAAGTTGCTATAAAATCTAACAACAAGGAGGTAGCAAGATGAGGTAAGCAGTTCACGTAGAGAAGCCATATTTTCTCGGAACTTTAAGAGAGTGGCTCTTTACTACCGATCACAAAAAGATCGGAATACTTTACTTTACGACCAGCTTCCTCGTTTTCCTTATAGCGGGTGTATTTGGTCTGCTCGTAAGGCTGGAGCAGTCTGTGCCCGGGATGCAGGTCGTTGACTTCAAGACCTATAACTACTTACTTACCGGGCACGGAGTAGGAATGCTCTTCTGGTGGGCTATAGCAGCTCACATAGGAGGATTCGGTAACTTCCTACTCCCCTTAATGATTGGAGCAAAAGACGTCGCATTTCCCAGACTGAACGCGCTCAGCTGGTGGGCATTCTTTGCAGCAAACGTACTCTTCCTTATGACTCTTATCCCGGGAAACCACATAATGACTATGTGGACCGGATACCCACCCTTCTCCCTTAACAACGATGCGGGAGTAACAGCTCTCTACGTATTCGTAATGCACTTACTCGGAGCATCTTCTATAGCAACCGCTGTTAACTTCCTTGTTACTTACATTACGATGAGAGCTCCCGGATACACCTTCTTCAAGACGAACCTCTTCGTACATACTCTCATAGCTGCTAACGTAATTCAGCTTGTAGGTGTTCCTTCTCTTGCAGGCGCAGTTACGATGCTCTTCCTTGACAAGTACCTCGGAACTAACTTCTTTAACCCCGCTAAGGGTGGAGACCCCCTCATATACCAGAACATTTTCTGGTTCTACTCTCACCCTGTTGTTTACGTTCAAGTTCTACCGGTATTCGGTTTCTACTCCGAAATAATTCCCGTATTCGCAAGGAGACCTCTCTTCGGATACACCTCTATGGTATTTGCAGTTTGGGCAATAACGGCGGTAAGCTTCTTCCTATGGATACACCACATGTTCGTTTCCGGAGTACCCAACTGGACAAGAGTACTTTTCTCCTACACCACACTCCTGATAGCAGTTCCCACAGGAATTAAAATCTTCAACTGGATGTTAACTCTATACAGAGGGGCAATTCACTTCAGATCACAAATGCTCTACGCACTCGGTGGAGTGTTCATGTTCCTCATAGGTGGTCTCACAGGGTTACCTCTTGGAATGGTCGCTATAGACCTGGGTGTATCCGATTCTTTATTCGTAGTAGGACACTTCCACTACGTTCTCGGGATGGCTATTACCCTCGGAATTCTCGGAGCTGTAATACACTGGTTCCCCCTTGCAACAGGAAAGTACTACCCTGAAAACCTCGGAAAACTCAGCTTCTGGCTCATATTCGCAGGAGCAAACATCTTCTACTTCCTCCAAATGGTCGCAGGTATGCTTGGTAATCCCAGAAGGTATCCTGACTATCCTCCCATACCCGAATGGACAACCCTCCACGTAATACAGACTATCGGAGCTCTCATACTCGGTGTAGGTGTAGTAATCTTCACATACGGAATAATTAAGGGACTCAAAAGCGGTGAAAAGGCTTCAGACAATCCCTGGAAGTCTCCTTCTCTTGAATGGAAGGTCGGAGTTCCCGCAAGGGCACACGGTCACGGAGACCATCCTCCCAGGGTAGAACCCGACTGGCACCCATACAGATACGACAAAGAAGAAATACTCAAGTGATTTCTCCTCTTTCCTTCCTCTATATTTTTTTATTTGAAAAAATTAATTACTTTTTGATCACAAAATCACTTTTATCTTAAATTTGAGCTAAAACATAAAACAAAGAAACATATTGATTTTCAATTAGTTTAATCTTGTCAGTAAGTTAGTATTACTTGACAATTACAAGTTTGAGGTGAAAAATTAATTATGTAGCTCATAAAAACTCGTGAGGAGGTGTGAAAAATGAATGAAAAGCATGAACATGAGGAATTTTTCCCGTCGGGTACAATAGCATTTTTTATCTTCATGATGGTCTTTTATGCGGTTCTCTGGTTCATGATTTACTGGGTTCTACTTGAAAGGGGGTAAGGAGAGATGGACAGGGCTGAAAAAACAGGACTAACTTTAGCTTTAATACTTCTGCTTACCTTCTTTAGCTTGATCGTTTACGCTGCAAAGGGACTCAAGATAGACATTCCCCACGTGTGTAACGGACGTAGAACCCTTCCAGGAAGGGAAACTCATTAAACACGGGGACAAGAGGTACGAACTCCACATACTCGCAAGGATGTGGTACTTTGATTTCAACAAAGGTGCTACCGAAATAAAGATACCCGTAGGTTCCGTAGTGGACATATTCACGACTTCAAAGGATGTAGTTCACGGTGTACATATTCATGGAACCAATTACAACGTAATGGCAATTCCCGGAACTGTTGGTTACATGAGGATAAAGTTTGAAAAACCCGGAGTTTACCACGTTGTTTGCCACGAGTTCTGCGGTGTTGGTCACCATGCTATGCAAGGAAAAATAATCGTTGAATAAAGGAGGTGTGGGTGATGCAGGTGAGCAATGCAATTAAGTTTATAATCCTCACAGAAATTATATTTCCCACTCTACTTCTGGTGTTCGGTATATACCACGGTGTAATGCAGGTTTTCTATAGATCAGGAATTATAAAAGCTGAAAGCTTCCTCGGAATTGATTACTATCAAGGCCTAACACTCCACGGAGTTATAAACGTAATCGTTTACACAACGATATTCATCGTTGGATTTTCCAACGCAATAGTAGCTTACTCACTCAAGAAACCCTTAAGGGAAAAAGTCCAGTGGATAGCCCTCGGAATGATGGTTATCGGAACCCTTATGGCAGCATGGGCTATGTTCACTGGAAGGGCAACCGTACTCTACACCTTCTACCCACCTCTAATAGCTCACTGGACCTTCTACTTGGGAGCTGTACTCTTAGTACTAGGTTCACTGGTACCCTTTTTCTTTGATTGGATACCGAGTGCAATCCAGTGGAAGAGGGAAAATCCCGACCAAAAACTTCCCCTTGCAGTATTCGGAACCTTTGTGAACTTCATCCTCTGGACCATAATGATCGTTCCCGTAGCGATTGAAATACTCTTCCAGCTCCTACCCCTTTCTCTCGGACTCGTTGACGAGATTAACCCCTTACTTGCAAGAACTCTCTTCT
The genomic region above belongs to Aquifex aeolicus VF5 and contains:
- the coxB gene encoding cytochrome c oxidase subunit II, producing the protein MEQVIALPYKWWAEAVTVWLIVAVVIYLIVAIPGIYFIYKYRYKPGEREIGDHDFEGHMGLEALLTIIPLLTVIFLATYSFTIFKKQRTVPDGAMTIKVTAFMWGWQFDYLDENGKVIKTVVTGYHANDYNLQEFEKPVIPAGKPIRALLTSMDVIHSFFVLPARITEDMVPGRTTYLWFQINKPGEYWVFCREYCGTGHSHMFTKLKVVPPEQFTAWLYGKNEVAIKSNNKEVAR
- a CDS encoding cytochrome c oxidase subunit I, whose protein sequence is MLYFTTSFLVFLIAGVFGLLVRLEQSVPGMQVVDFKTYNYLLTGHGVGMLFWWAIAAHIGGFGNFLLPLMIGAKDVAFPRLNALSWWAFFAANVLFLMTLIPGNHIMTMWTGYPPFSLNNDAGVTALYVFVMHLLGASSIATAVNFLVTYITMRAPGYTFFKTNLFVHTLIAANVIQLVGVPSLAGAVTMLFLDKYLGTNFFNPAKGGDPLIYQNIFWFYSHPVVYVQVLPVFGFYSEIIPVFARRPLFGYTSMVFAVWAITAVSFFLWIHHMFVSGVPNWTRVLFSYTTLLIAVPTGIKIFNWMLTLYRGAIHFRSQMLYALGGVFMFLIGGLTGLPLGMVAIDLGVSDSLFVVGHFHYVLGMAITLGILGAVIHWFPLATGKYYPENLGKLSFWLIFAGANIFYFLQMVAGMLGNPRRYPDYPPIPEWTTLHVIQTIGALILGVGVVIFTYGIIKGLKSGEKASDNPWKSPSLEWKVGVPARAHGHGDHPPRVEPDWHPYRYDKEEILK
- a CDS encoding cytochrome c oxidase subunit II, which encodes MWYFDFNKGATEIKIPVGSVVDIFTTSKDVVHGVHIHGTNYNVMAIPGTVGYMRIKFEKPGVYHVVCHEFCGVGHHAMQGKIIVE